The sequence below is a genomic window from Bombus fervidus isolate BK054 chromosome 2, iyBomFerv1, whole genome shotgun sequence.
cctctctctctctctctctctctctctttcacccCAATTTTGATCAGACACCTCtggattttatcaaaatttcctTTACCATAGGATACGTATTGGGCAGACATCCATTTTTCTTTAGAGTGTATGTAGTAAAACGTTTTCTCTACTTTTCGTTCGTGTTTCACTTTAAGTGATCTTCGGCAACGATCGAACAACTTTGCATAAATTACCATACCGATGAAACTTTATTCGAGATTGCAACTGGTGAAGTTCCCTTTGGAATTCCTCTAATTCGATgtactttccttttcttctttttcactcGAACAATCCATCTTAACATACttcaaattaaattcgatAGGAGCTTCGGTTTAAATTTCAAAGTCCAGGTTATTGGCAGAATTTGTGAAATTGTATTTCTTCTGTCACAAAGACGCTTCACGTTTCCATAAAGAGGATTTGTTTTAGCGCAGTCACTGCTGATTGATCATCGCGTTGATAACAGAATGAAACAGGCATAATCCGACAAATACGTCGTTATTTTCTAGTTGATGGTTCAACAAAAACGTAGCTTCAATCTTCTAATTAACGTTGCTTGTGCAAAACGTTTCGAATCAAAGTGCTGTATACAATGGTACCAGTACACCCTATTTCAAGTGCCGAGTATACAAAGACGTAATTTTAACTTTATGTCGCGTCTTTTAATTAACGCGAGTCATACACAACGTTTCGAATGCGAGAGTGTTGGTTCGTACAGCAACAAAGGTTGTACGAATATCGTGGTTTACACGGGGAAAGAATTTACGTTATTTTTctggaaaatgtaatttattaaagaataccTACGCTTTTAAAAACAGTACATATCATACTATTAAAATCTACAAATTTCCCGAGAAATCTATCAAGTTTGCCAGCTTtctaatttttagaaaatacaaaCGTTAGCTTTTATAATTGTTCGACTGTTCGTTTCGTTGTACGACAGAACCGGTGAAACCTCGTGAAACAACCAATTTATTTGATCACGCGCTGTAACTATTCTTCGATATAAACATCaattcttatttctttatagAAATTCTAATACGACAATTTTAATTCGCGCTTTCATAGCGATACATATCGTTCTTGATCTCATATTCCTCTCGATTATCGAATTGTACGACCGGCGCTGTcatggaaattgaaatattaatttactgaatatttaacataataGTTTAATTGCACATTACAAAGCATTATCGTTCCCGTACAATTATCATTCGACGTCATTAATCGATAGCTGGGTAAGTAAATATATCATCTCataatgaaaattgtatttacgatccatatttaaattaatcatcTGTCAAATATGAAACTTATCGTATAATCATTCCACGTGTGATAAacgaaatgaatttatttttaatctcaatatcagatattaattaataggtttgttcattttttttagcgaatgttataaatattattatatcgagcggacgtttaaacgaataattatagcgaataaacatttcaatagaagaaaaatgaccaaTATCAGcatttaagaaaagaaattgcaacATTTACTTACCCTCGcttcatttattttctaactttCTCGAACCTTTACGCTGAccaaaaacaaatttataaaatatgaagatCAGCAAACGCGCGCGCCGAACGAGAAACTCCATTTaacaacaaattttacaaCAATGAAATACGATAATGATCAACGTACTTGATAAAATACGAACGAgcgcgcgcgcacgcacacacacacacacacacaaacacagagaaacatatacgtatataaaagCACATAAATATAACGCGTTCAAAGAAAAGCAGACAAATTTATTACTCGATCTATCGTAATTTTCGTTAAGCTGTTTCAAGCGGCACTTAATAAACGATACGATAACGCCGACGATTAGATCTCTTTATCTCTCAAGTGAACGAAACgatgtatattaaataaagttaGTACGGAATATCTAGTTCACCCGTTTTCTGGCTGGTCGTCTAGCCTGGAATGCTTGACATCTTCTAGTTCAACAAACTGAGACCATCGCAAACAATGAACAGGAAGCGCCTAAGGCTGACACCCAAACTTCACTCAGTGCTCGATGTTTGAATCGAGCGTAGTTTGTACTAGGTCAGAAGCGTTGATTTGACTTGTTAAGTATATTCCAACAAATATCAATACATTTCGTGCGTATTATGGAAAATGCGAATACATGGCTTAAAAAACGCTTTAGAAATCATTTGCTtcgtatgtgtgtgtgtgtacttGGCGTGTTTATTGTACGTCTCAATCTAGGCCGATTCTTCTGTATACTACCGtgaaaattgattttgaaACGACctataaatcaaataattaaatattctctaCGCTTTTATTCTATGATTATCTTAATTTATCCAAAGAATCACGAACACATGCGAAAAGTTTGATCCGATGTATCGCGGTCGCGCGCCTCGTCAGCGGGCGTATCCTGCGAATGAACGTGCAGCTTGTGAGCGTGGAAATATGATTCGTAGCTGAAGCCTTCGTTACAAGTATCGCATTTGTAAGAGTACAATTTCCGTAGTTCGTCCGGATAATGCTCCAATTTGTTGTGATGATGAAACTTGTACATTCCTTGAAACGACTTACCACATATTGCGCATAAAAAGTCTCTGCCCTTGTAATAATACATGTTATGCTCGACAAAACGTTCGTAGGATTCGAATAACAAATGGCATATATTACAGATTGGTTTATCTTTCGAAACGCAACCGGAATTCAACGCCAGTTTAGGATTCTGCCCGATATGGAAGTGTCGTTCGTGAATTTGAAGATTCGACTTCTTAACAAATCCTTGATTACAGAACTTACAAAACAATTTGTAGTTCACCGAGCACGAAGGCGTATGAGTAGCAAGCGTGTGAAGCTGTAATAATCTTTTAGTGGAAAACATCGTGTTACAAACGTTACACTTTTCGATGGCTGTTTGGCAATAGGTGCGCTCGTGTAtgcataaattttgaaatgttcGGAATTGTGTCTCACAAACGGTGCAAGGAAACTTTGTTCTGTTCATCTTGTCCGCTTGGTAACCCTTTACGCATGCAATCCCATTAAGTAGCCTTTTGTTCTTTGCAGCTGTATCGAATGACGAAGAGAAAGTAGTATCATCGGTAATAAGCGTACTCGGAaccaaataattttccaaaggTCCTGTCGTCCCATCCGGAACATCCAACATTTCTTCCAAATCAGGTGACTGTACTATGCCGACTTCCATGTCACTTGGTTCTTTCGAGGACCGAGGCAAATGGTTTACACGAGGTACACGTTGTTTATCTATCAACACTTTCATTCGACGACATACATTCTCATGTTGTTTCAAACACGAGTATAGCCAAAATCGTTTGCGACAACCTTTGCATTTGTGTTGCTTCTTGAATGCGTTGCAATTTATTTCAACATCAACCAGTAGAGCGTCCTTTTTTGATCTTATGGTCTTCAAACAATGCAAAATCATGTGCCGCTTCAACAATGCCGACGTGTCAAACTTCTCAAAACACACGCAACATTCCCTTCGTTTAAACACAATATGCTGACGTAGATAGTGAGTTAGTAACTTATTCATGGACGTGTAACGCGCGTTGCATATGCTCGACATGTAAATCGCATGAAACAATTTCATGTGCTCGCGCAAGTTCACTTTcaaagaaaatgattttttacaaatatgacaatgaaatattttctgctGATTGAACTTAAAGTTCTTCTTAAACTCAACCGATTCTTCTTGAGGTACGATTAATCTATCAACGAAAGATTTTACAAATTCATTGAATCGCTTTGATGCAGTCGTGCCAGCTTCCAAAGGCAAGTTACCTGCCGAGCTTGTCTCACGAAAACCTTCAAGTTCCTCTTTCACATTTTCCGATACTGCTTGTTTGAAAGCGTCTTCgttttcgttttccttttcgtcttccttttcgtcttcgtcttcgtcttccttttcgtcttcgtcttcgtcttccttttcgtcttcgtcttcgtcttccttttcgtcttcgtcttcgtcttcgcCTTCGCCTTCGCCTTCGCCTTCGCCTTCGCCTTCGCCTTCGCCTTCGCCTTCGCCTTCGCCTTCGCCTTCGCCTTCGCCTTCGCCTTCGCCTTCGCCTTCGCCTTCGCCTTCGCCTTCGCCTTCGCCGTCGCCTTCGCATTCGTCTCCGTTTGACACAAAACTAGTAGGATCCAAGAACTTGTCGCATTTCTCCAAACGAACCACACATTCTTTACACTTAGCTTCAGGTGCAGATCTTTCACTTTGGTTAAACATATAGGGGGacttgtttcttttaaaagatTGTCTTGATCTTTCAAAGGTCTCAAACTCCAATAAATCGTAAAAATcatataaagaagaagaacatcTCTTTATTGGCCTAAGGTTGTAAGACATATTGTGCGAGGTATTAGAGCTTTCAGATTCAGCTTTTATTTCGTTCCTTAATAAAGATATCATTGTTTTGGAATTCACATGAATTTGAACAAATGGTCTTTTCCTAACAGGAGATTCGATTCGCTTAA
It includes:
- the LOC139998241 gene encoding uncharacterized protein gives rise to the protein MARVLVYARPVDAIFMDIELDRKIDPSEYAIRIKEEPIDPEICDDLSPVDTNTGNENETTTFKGESSDGVYRRNRESVFPQESTYLENNKSHPDKRKSKHKVPSNNRISCNVCLLTFQTKHLLELHNKLYSCNVFKCNNCTAIFSIHISLVRHLKMRCCTKQLPGYKCNFCNRRFSYKRHVQSHLFHIHGNEIFSGKSKITKTSPESLGKSNHSDGIVTTESNTSYSPSLKNVNSSINISLKLSNSPNNTPTKGSSSKIKSTHSKLLSDSYGTPSKRMKQTVLTDFISLYKDKSNDKWVSPEKVIDTENIPVTATIIPTSTLETFSKKTSTASEVIQMSTSVKRIESPVRKRPFVQIHVNSKTMISLLRNEIKAESESSNTSHNMSYNLRPIKRCSSSLYDFYDLLEFETFERSRQSFKRNKSPYMFNQSERSAPEAKCKECVVRLEKCDKFLDPTSFVSNGDECEGDGEGEGEGEGEGEGEGEGEGEGEGEGEGEGEGEGEGEGEGEGEGEDEDEDEKEDEDEDEKEDEDEDEKEDEDEDEKEDEKENENEDAFKQAVSENVKEELEGFRETSSAGNLPLEAGTTASKRFNEFVKSFVDRLIVPQEESVEFKKNFKFNQQKIFHCHICKKSFSLKVNLREHMKLFHAIYMSSICNARYTSMNKLLTHYLRQHIVFKRRECCVCFEKFDTSALLKRHMILHCLKTIRSKKDALLVDVEINCNAFKKQHKCKGCRKRFWLYSCLKQHENVCRRMKVLIDKQRVPRVNHLPRSSKEPSDMEVGIVQSPDLEEMLDVPDGTTGPLENYLVPSTLITDDTTFSSSFDTAAKNKRLLNGIACVKGYQADKMNRTKFPCTVCETQFRTFQNLCIHERTYCQTAIEKCNVCNTMFSTKRLLQLHTLATHTPSCSVNYKLFCKFCNQGFVKKSNLQIHERHFHIGQNPKLALNSGCVSKDKPICNICHLLFESYERFVEHNMYYYKGRDFLCAICGKSFQGMYKFHHHNKLEHYPDELRKLYSYKCDTCNEGFSYESYFHAHKLHVHSQDTPADEARDRDTSDQTFRMCS